From one Nothobranchius furzeri strain GRZ-AD chromosome 2, NfurGRZ-RIMD1, whole genome shotgun sequence genomic stretch:
- the LOC107377585 gene encoding uncharacterized protein, translating into MDIHMFGRKRPLFSGHEEQLLPSCKRKCLTDWSNRALQHDGLKAYVSPTWVSRGTKYLTDTKGLFGQILFWSNTQNSAKKVLEHLRSKAAIVDTLLSDSVSRKFSTFHRDMTEECGAEAKQHSWAVLEKPEEIIMYGPYYPNYNNGEHSEDIIIKQTQELLCSRDVPEDWKVYVFTMNSPCLVRNTDPCINTDPCMLSLIHKAWEWWRVHGVKTHIGYVRCWGFKGNKENLFKEINFRQVECITQGVDYESYSKLADKITDLNPLCETVFSIAKDVLRSDKKHFPMMSSDQKQDRRSYFKSMSCSFEGKQGDEKKHLTTELNTMIEAAEALLSEKPESIEEHLEKGEAFSMAHTFSSQVCEALRDEMRVRFQQCWREMVQDRYAEFVRDELTEKFNRSTVQLFLQDVQTFTRQYLQIGKLQL; encoded by the exons ATGGATATTCATAT GTTTGGACGTAAGCGACCTCTTTTCAGTGGACATGAAGAGCAGCTGCTGCCGTCCTGCAAGAGGAAGTGTCTAACAGACTGGTCAAACAGAGCTTTACAGCATGATGGACTTAA GGCATATGTGTCTCCTACCTGGGTGAGCAGGGGGACCAAATACCTAACTGACACCAAAGGGCTCTTTGGGCAGATTCTATTCTGGTCAAACACCCAAAACTCTGCCAAGAAAGTCTTGGAGCATCTCCGATCCAAAGCAGCCATTGTTGACACTCTGCTCAGTGACTCAGTGAGCAGGAAGTTCTCAACGTTCCACAGAGACATGACCGAGGAGTGCGGCGCCGAAGCTAAACAACATTCGTGGGCTGTCCTAGAGAAACCAGAGGAGATCATCATGTACGGACCTTATTATCCCAACTACAACAACGGAGAGCACAGCGAGGACATCATCATCAAACAAACCCAGGAGCTGCTGTGTTCAAGGGATGTTCCCGAGGACTGGAAAGTGTACGTTTTCACCATGAACAGCCCGTGTTTGGTGAGAAACACCGACCCGTGCATAAACACCGACCCGTGCATGCTGAGCCTAATCCATAAAGCTTGGGAATGGTGGAGAGTGCATGGAGTGAAGACTCACATCGGTTACGTGAGATGTTGGGGCTTTAAAGGAAACAAAGAAAACCTGTTTAAGGAAATCAACTTCAGACAGGTGGAATGTATAACTCAGGGTGTGGATTATGAGAGCTACAGTAAATTAGCAGATAAGATAACTGATCTTAATCCTCTGTGCGAAACTGTGTTTTCCATTGCCAAAGACGTCTTAAGATCCGATAAAAAACACTTTCCTATGATGTCAAGTGACCAGAAGCAGGACAGGAGGAGTTATTTCAAAAGCATGAGCTGCTCATTCGAAGGAAAGCAAGGAGATGAGAAAAAACACCTGACAACGGAACTGAACACAATGATCGAAGCAGCGGAGGCTCTGCTTTCGGAGAAACCCGAAAGCATTGAGGAACATTTAGAGAAGGGAGAGGCATTCTCAATGGCTCACACTTTCAGCTCTCAGGTATGTGAAGCCCTCCGGGATGAAATGAGAGTCAGGTTTCAGCAGTGCTGGAGGGAGATGGTGCAGGACCGGTATGCAGAGTTTGTCAGGgatgagctgacggagaagttcaATCGGAGTACCGTCCAGCTCTTTCTCCAAGATGTACAGACGTTTACGCGACAGTATTTGCAAATTGGAAAGCTACAGCTCTAG
- the fdft1 gene encoding squalene synthase isoform X2, protein MDILKSLGHPEEILNLFKFKMGGCRSVMTKLDYGSMSESLRTCYLYLNQTSRSFAAVIQALDGELRHAVCIFYLVLRALDTVEDDMTISLEKKVPMLNNFYTYLYQEEWCFTESQEKDRRVLEDFPTISLEFRNLAQEYRDVISDICHQMGVGMAEFLEKNVGSMKEWDQYCHYVAGLVGIGLSRLFSASQLEDPEVGRDIKLANSMGLFLQKTNIIRDYLEDTREGRAFWPKEAWSQFASELEDLAQPEKLESALSCLNLLVTDALHHVPDVIAYLSRLRNQSVFNFCAIPQVMAIATLSTCYNNPMVFQGVVKIRKGQAVTLMMEATNMRAVQTIITQYSQEILQKVSLTDPLRDKTLHILAVIQETSALPQSSFSSRTHHLSPMYLSAAMLLAAFSWQYLSTTAAQAQGTGDMQ, encoded by the exons ATGGACATCCTGAAGTCACTGGGACACCCGGAAGAGATTTTGAACCTGTTCAAATTTAAGATGGGAGGATGTCGATCCGTCATGACAAAATTGGATTAT GGGTCCATGAGCGAGAGTCTGCGAACCTGTTACTTGTATCTGAACCAGACCAGCCGGAGCTTTGCAGCCGTGATCCAGGCGCTGGACGGGGAGCTGAG ACATGCAGTTTGCATCTTCTACCTGGTGCTGCGAGCGCTGGACACAGTTGAGGACGACATGACCATCTCTCTGGAGAAGAAGGTGCCCATGCTGAACAATTTCTACACCTACCTGTACCAGGAGGAGTGGTGCTTCACCGAGAGCCAGGAGAAGGATCGGCGAGTTCTGGAGGATTTCCCCACG ATCTCGCTGGAATTCAGAAACCTCGCTCAGGAATACAGAGACGTCATCTCGGACATTTGCCACCAGATGGGAGTCGGAATGGCTGAATTCTTGGAGAAGAACGTAGGATCCATGAAGGAATGGGACCAG TACTGCCACTACGTTGCCGGTCTGGTCGGCATCGGCCTGTCGAGGCTCTTCTCTGCCTCCCAGCTGGAGGATCCCGAGGTTGGACGGGACATAAAGCTGGCCAACTCCATGGGCCTGTTCCTGCAGAAGACCAACATCATCCGAGACTATCTGGAGGACACACGAGAAGGACGTGCCTTCTGGCCAAAAGAG gcATGGAGCCAGTTCGCCAGTGAGCTTGAGGATTTGGCTCAGCCTGAGAAACTGGAGTCAGCTTTGTCCTGCCTCAACTTGCTGGTCACAGACGCTCTGCACCACGTTCCCGACGTCATCGCCTACCTGTCCCGCCTGCGCAACCAAAGCGTCTTTAACTTCTGTGCCATTCCACAA GTGATGGCGATAGCGACCCTCTCCACATGCTACAACAACCCCATGGTGTTTCAGGGCGTGGTGAAGATCAGAAAGGGACAGGCTGTCACGCTCATGATGGAGGCCACCAACATGAGAGCTGTGCAGACCATTATCACCCAGTACAGTCAGGAG ATTTTACAGAAGGTCTCCCTCACCGACCCGTTGCGGGACAAGACGCTGCACATCCTGGCTGTAATCCAGGAGACGTCCGCTCTGCCGCAGTCCAGCTTCTCCTCCAGGACCCACCACTTGTCTCCGATGTACCTGTCGGCCGCCATGCTGCTGGCTGCTTTCAGCTGGCAGTACCTCAGTACGACCGCAGCTCAGGCGCAAGGGACAGGAGACATGCAGTGA
- the fdft1 gene encoding squalene synthase isoform X1 — protein MAGACCKCPVSLFVFKRSLSVAPRSGGSAPRSPFLQGWRLGERGLQEAARPCSALRPAGFYRQTAFLCLSCQGSMSESLRTCYLYLNQTSRSFAAVIQALDGELRHAVCIFYLVLRALDTVEDDMTISLEKKVPMLNNFYTYLYQEEWCFTESQEKDRRVLEDFPTISLEFRNLAQEYRDVISDICHQMGVGMAEFLEKNVGSMKEWDQYCHYVAGLVGIGLSRLFSASQLEDPEVGRDIKLANSMGLFLQKTNIIRDYLEDTREGRAFWPKEAWSQFASELEDLAQPEKLESALSCLNLLVTDALHHVPDVIAYLSRLRNQSVFNFCAIPQVMAIATLSTCYNNPMVFQGVVKIRKGQAVTLMMEATNMRAVQTIITQYSQEILQKVSLTDPLRDKTLHILAVIQETSALPQSSFSSRTHHLSPMYLSAAMLLAAFSWQYLSTTAAQAQGTGDMQ, from the exons ATGGCCGGAGCTTGCTGCAAGTGTCCTGTTTCTTTATTCGTGTTTAAGCGCTCTCTCTCGGTGGCTCCTCGGAGCGGCGGCTCGGCTCCTCGGTCCCCATTCCTGCAGGGCTGGCGGCTCGGGGAGCGGGGCCTGCAAGAGGCCGCCCGCCCCTGTAGCGCCCTCAGACCCGCGGGCTTCTACCGACAAACAGCCTTCCTTTGTCTCTCCTGCCAGGGGTCCATGAGCGAGAGTCTGCGAACCTGTTACTTGTATCTGAACCAGACCAGCCGGAGCTTTGCAGCCGTGATCCAGGCGCTGGACGGGGAGCTGAG ACATGCAGTTTGCATCTTCTACCTGGTGCTGCGAGCGCTGGACACAGTTGAGGACGACATGACCATCTCTCTGGAGAAGAAGGTGCCCATGCTGAACAATTTCTACACCTACCTGTACCAGGAGGAGTGGTGCTTCACCGAGAGCCAGGAGAAGGATCGGCGAGTTCTGGAGGATTTCCCCACG ATCTCGCTGGAATTCAGAAACCTCGCTCAGGAATACAGAGACGTCATCTCGGACATTTGCCACCAGATGGGAGTCGGAATGGCTGAATTCTTGGAGAAGAACGTAGGATCCATGAAGGAATGGGACCAG TACTGCCACTACGTTGCCGGTCTGGTCGGCATCGGCCTGTCGAGGCTCTTCTCTGCCTCCCAGCTGGAGGATCCCGAGGTTGGACGGGACATAAAGCTGGCCAACTCCATGGGCCTGTTCCTGCAGAAGACCAACATCATCCGAGACTATCTGGAGGACACACGAGAAGGACGTGCCTTCTGGCCAAAAGAG gcATGGAGCCAGTTCGCCAGTGAGCTTGAGGATTTGGCTCAGCCTGAGAAACTGGAGTCAGCTTTGTCCTGCCTCAACTTGCTGGTCACAGACGCTCTGCACCACGTTCCCGACGTCATCGCCTACCTGTCCCGCCTGCGCAACCAAAGCGTCTTTAACTTCTGTGCCATTCCACAA GTGATGGCGATAGCGACCCTCTCCACATGCTACAACAACCCCATGGTGTTTCAGGGCGTGGTGAAGATCAGAAAGGGACAGGCTGTCACGCTCATGATGGAGGCCACCAACATGAGAGCTGTGCAGACCATTATCACCCAGTACAGTCAGGAG ATTTTACAGAAGGTCTCCCTCACCGACCCGTTGCGGGACAAGACGCTGCACATCCTGGCTGTAATCCAGGAGACGTCCGCTCTGCCGCAGTCCAGCTTCTCCTCCAGGACCCACCACTTGTCTCCGATGTACCTGTCGGCCGCCATGCTGCTGGCTGCTTTCAGCTGGCAGTACCTCAGTACGACCGCAGCTCAGGCGCAAGGGACAGGAGACATGCAGTGA
- the LOC107377587 gene encoding cathepsin B — MHPSFLFCVAVMAVSMAHPHLTPLSSEMINSINKANTTWTAGHNFQNVDLSYVKGLCGTILNGPKLPEVVHDTEGTKLPDSFDPRQQWPNCPTLQQIRDQGSCGSCWAFGAVEAISDRLCIQSNGKISLEISAEDLLSCCDECGMGCFGGFPSAAWEFWTNQGIVTGGLYNSSVGCRPYTIASCEHHVNGTRPPCQGEVQTPQCVQQCIDGYSLSYPKDKHFGKRSYSIPSQQEQIMTELFKNGPVEAAFSVYEDFLLYKTGVYQHVKGEMLGGHAIKILGWGEENGTPYWLAANSWNSDWGDKGFFKIRRGNDECGIESEMVAGTPLI, encoded by the exons ATGCATCCTTCGTTCCTCTTCTGCGTTGCGGTGATGGCCGTCTCCATGGCACACCCTCACCTGACTCCCCTGTCCTCTGAGATGATCAACTCTATTAACAAAGCCAACACCACCTGGACG GCTGGTCACAACTTCCAAAACGTTGACCTCAGCTATGTGAAAGGACTTTGTGGGACGATACTGAACGGGCCCAAGCTGCCAGAGGT AGTTCATGACACCGAAGGCACAAAGCTTCCTGACAGCTTTGACCCACGCCAGCAGTGGCCCAACTGTCCCACACTCCAGCAGATCAGAGATCAGGGTTCCTGTGGGTCCTGCTGG GCGTTTGGGGCGGTCGAGGCAATATCTGACAGGTTATGTATCCAAAGTAATGGTAAGATCTCTCTGGAGATTTCAGCTGAAGATCTGCTGTCCTGCTGTGATGAATGTGGCATGGG gtgtttTGGTGGGTTTCCTTCTGCAGCCTGGGAATTCTGGACGAACCAAGGAATTGTGACAGGAGGCTTGTACAATTCTAGCGTTG gTTGCAGACCCTACACCATTGCCTCCTGCGAGCATCATGTAAATGGAACACGTCCTCCCTGCCAGGGCGAAGTGCAGACCCCTCAGTGTGTGCAGCAGTGCATCGACGGATACTCGCTGTCTTACCCGAAGGACAAACACTTTG GCAAACGCTCGTACAGCATCCCTTCCCAGCAGGAGCAGATCATGACTGAGCTGTTTAAGAACGGACCCGTGGAGGCAGCGTTTAGTGTGTATGAGGATTTTCTGCTGTACAAGACCG GAGTGTATCAGCATGTGAAGGGGGAGATGCTTGGAGGTCATGCCATTAAGATCCTTGGCTGGGGGGAGGAAAACGGCACCCCCTACTGGCTGGCTGCAAACTCCTGGAATAGTGACTGGGGAGACAAAG GTTTCTTCAAGATCAGGCGTGGAAATGATGAATGTGGGATTGAGTCTGAGATGGTTGCAGGGACCCCACTCATTTAG